Proteins encoded together in one Chitinophaga varians window:
- the wecB gene encoding non-hydrolyzing UDP-N-acetylglucosamine 2-epimerase — protein sequence MQKKKVLVVFGTRPEAIKMVPVIKKLMESSNNFITKVCVTAQHRHMLDQVLSFFDIQPDYDLAIMQPGQDLFDVSINILKSIKSVLYEFKPDYLLVHGDTTTSSMAALAGYYAQIKVGHVEAGLRTYDKYSPFPEEINRQLTGRIADIHFTPTAISQANLLREAVSDDQIIITGNTVIDALALAEKRLDTYNDEEIELVDKILRKDKKVILVTGHRRENFGDGFVNICKALKELAGRDDVQIIYPVHLNPNVQKPVYEYLEGLKNVHLISPLSYPAFVWLMKRCYLILTDSGGVQEEAPSLGKPVLVMRDTTERPEAVEAGTIVLVGTNYEKIVKEVNLLLDNADVYNRMSSAHNPYGDGRAADRIVEFLSMDKLVADHVS from the coding sequence ATGCAAAAGAAAAAGGTATTGGTAGTGTTTGGAACTCGGCCGGAAGCTATTAAAATGGTGCCGGTTATAAAGAAGTTGATGGAGTCTTCCAACAATTTCATTACGAAGGTATGTGTTACTGCCCAGCATAGACATATGTTAGACCAGGTACTTTCTTTCTTCGATATACAGCCTGATTATGATCTGGCTATCATGCAACCGGGACAAGATCTTTTTGATGTTTCTATCAATATCCTGAAAAGTATTAAGTCTGTCCTATACGAATTTAAACCAGATTACCTGCTGGTCCATGGGGATACTACAACATCCTCTATGGCAGCGCTTGCCGGATATTACGCTCAGATTAAGGTAGGACATGTTGAGGCGGGGCTGCGCACTTACGATAAATATTCCCCATTTCCTGAAGAAATTAACCGGCAGCTCACAGGGCGGATTGCTGATATTCATTTTACACCTACTGCGATATCGCAGGCCAATCTTTTAAGAGAAGCTGTTTCGGATGACCAGATTATTATAACCGGCAATACAGTGATAGATGCCTTGGCTTTGGCAGAGAAACGGCTGGATACCTACAACGATGAAGAGATCGAACTTGTCGATAAAATACTTAGAAAGGATAAAAAAGTCATATTGGTAACTGGTCACAGACGTGAAAATTTTGGAGACGGATTTGTGAACATTTGTAAGGCATTGAAAGAACTGGCTGGAAGGGATGATGTACAAATTATTTATCCGGTACATCTGAATCCCAACGTGCAGAAACCTGTCTACGAGTATCTGGAAGGTTTGAAAAATGTACATTTGATATCTCCTTTGTCTTATCCTGCTTTTGTTTGGCTGATGAAAAGATGTTATCTTATATTAACGGATAGTGGCGGAGTACAGGAAGAAGCTCCCAGCCTGGGAAAACCAGTATTGGTGATGCGTGATACGACAGAAAGGCCAGAGGCCGTCGAAGCCGGGACCATTGTATTGGTAGGAACAAATTATGAAAAAATTGTCAAAGAGGTGAATTTGTTGCTGGACAATGCGGACGTTTATAACAGAATGAGCTCTGCTCATAATCCTTATGGAGACGGCCGGGCTGCCGACAGGATTGTTGAATTTTTAAGCATGGATAAATTAGTTGCTGATCATGTCAGTTGA
- a CDS encoding glycosyltransferase translates to MSVDIYVLGRYPTSETLKDGMVQRIHAVDSLLGEYNRIYVDLSLRHPIFKTRRINDKVKEILVNPLFPFFIIFRFLLKANVIYAHSIHLFKHIPYFRLFLPRGCNLILDAHGAVPEEMALYGRGVWARYLGWIEYSVFRRAAHCICVSEAMRNHFKQKYPTSAVQYHVLFTSKLLEQPVARIVNSVREQLQLAETDIVLLYSGNTQKWQNIALMLKSIKKIIQPGIRVIILSGQTLQFRQMLREFSIDESLVHVTSVEPKMLGAYYSLAHYGYILRDDIVVNQVANPTKMLEYLQFGLTPIVKSPNIGDYKMLGCAFLDVDTLDKKMLHPQKNQTNINVAVGMASMIEKFNMKALIEGGIKSGKFLH, encoded by the coding sequence ATGTCAGTTGATATTTATGTTTTAGGGAGATACCCGACTTCTGAAACGCTTAAAGACGGCATGGTTCAACGGATTCATGCGGTGGATTCATTGTTGGGTGAATATAATCGTATTTATGTCGATTTGTCGTTGCGACATCCAATATTTAAGACCCGGCGGATTAATGATAAAGTGAAAGAGATTCTGGTAAATCCCCTGTTCCCGTTTTTTATCATCTTCCGGTTTCTTTTAAAGGCTAATGTAATATATGCCCATTCCATCCATTTGTTTAAACATATACCGTATTTCCGTTTGTTTCTACCTCGTGGCTGTAATCTGATATTAGATGCCCACGGAGCAGTACCAGAAGAAATGGCGTTATATGGGAGAGGCGTATGGGCCAGATATCTTGGTTGGATCGAATATTCCGTGTTTCGGCGGGCTGCACATTGTATTTGTGTTTCAGAGGCCATGAGAAACCACTTTAAACAGAAATATCCGACAAGCGCTGTGCAATACCACGTACTTTTTACCAGTAAGCTGCTGGAACAGCCAGTAGCCCGGATTGTAAACTCCGTGAGGGAACAATTGCAATTAGCTGAAACAGACATCGTCTTACTATATAGTGGTAATACGCAAAAATGGCAGAATATTGCCCTGATGCTGAAGTCTATAAAAAAAATCATTCAGCCAGGCATTCGGGTAATCATTCTTAGTGGGCAAACACTACAGTTTCGGCAAATGCTGCGGGAATTTAGTATTGATGAAAGCTTGGTGCATGTCACCTCAGTTGAGCCGAAAATGCTGGGGGCGTATTATTCACTCGCGCATTACGGGTATATTCTCAGAGATGATATAGTTGTAAATCAGGTTGCCAATCCAACCAAAATGTTGGAATATTTGCAATTTGGACTAACACCAATTGTCAAGAGTCCGAATATTGGAGATTATAAAATGCTGGGTTGTGCCTTTCTTGATGTAGATACATTGGACAAAAAAATGCTTCATCCTCAAAAAAATCAAACCAATATTAATGTCGCTGTCGGAATGGCCTCAATGATTGAAAAGTTCAATATGAAGGCTTTAATTGAAGGGGGCATAAAAAGCGGAAAGTTTTTACACTAG
- a CDS encoding EpsG family protein encodes MAKVQVIRWKELASYIFFLFVSLFLAVLISYLVPFGRDFLNYDDFYYAVSSGNASLGEGDRFEFGFKLLAKLGALIVPYKTASFWLLVVWGSLYIKSVVFYHFASRRFLKAFIFFLFYLASFLFVFELNQLRAAIAIGLGYFAFYKFVNGKHWTAYFCFFLAFSFHYSSIVFGISFFAYLLVKRGYLYLLIGIITGIGLMSRLGLSVIETLNPLAQEYKENAAEVEFGIRSLSVLFPLVYFIYHIIFIKREPGENVAMIMFLYVGLIFSLMMSSIPVYAIRILELTEVSCLIITMNRRFKTIFDYGSLFLLLVIVLHKFIAFVFVNPLFSF; translated from the coding sequence ATGGCAAAAGTGCAGGTTATCAGATGGAAAGAATTAGCCAGTTATATTTTCTTTCTGTTTGTGTCCCTGTTTCTGGCTGTATTAATTAGTTATCTGGTCCCATTTGGCAGAGACTTTCTTAACTATGATGATTTTTATTATGCTGTTTCCAGTGGCAATGCTTCTTTAGGCGAAGGAGACCGGTTTGAATTTGGATTTAAGCTATTGGCCAAATTAGGTGCCTTAATAGTGCCTTATAAAACAGCTAGTTTTTGGTTACTGGTGGTTTGGGGTTCGCTATATATTAAAAGCGTGGTATTTTATCATTTTGCCAGCCGGCGTTTTTTGAAGGCGTTTATTTTTTTCCTCTTTTACCTTGCTTCTTTTTTATTTGTATTTGAATTAAACCAGTTAAGAGCGGCTATTGCCATCGGCCTTGGTTATTTTGCCTTTTACAAATTTGTGAATGGGAAACACTGGACGGCATATTTCTGTTTTTTTCTGGCCTTCAGCTTCCATTATTCTTCCATCGTTTTCGGTATATCATTTTTTGCGTATTTACTGGTGAAACGAGGGTATCTGTATCTCTTAATAGGAATAATTACGGGAATTGGTCTTATGTCAAGACTGGGATTGTCTGTTATAGAGACGCTCAATCCTTTGGCCCAGGAGTATAAAGAGAATGCGGCCGAAGTTGAGTTTGGAATAAGAAGTTTATCGGTATTGTTTCCATTGGTCTATTTTATCTATCACATTATATTTATTAAGCGGGAACCGGGAGAAAACGTGGCAATGATCATGTTTCTTTATGTCGGATTGATATTTTCATTGATGATGAGTTCAATTCCCGTTTATGCCATACGTATATTAGAGTTAACAGAAGTATCTTGTCTGATTATAACAATGAACAGACGGTTCAAAACGATATTTGACTACGGGTCTCTGTTTCTGCTGTTGGTGATTGTATTACACAAATTCATCGCATTTGTTTTTGTGAACCCTTTATTCTCTTTTTAA
- a CDS encoding glycosyltransferase family 2 protein, with protein MSNVSVFAVVVTYNPNVDLLKKMINSLSNQVSGIVIVDNASINITEVKGCILEIYPSTIFILNEQNMGLGFAHNAGARKSISVGASHVLILDQDSIPDHDCIANLVQTEKDLLLKGVRVAAVGPVYYSEKTGEVYPITKFRGPFIDRIDPKDVVVEASFLISSGCLIRIEMFDKVGFMDEDLFIDYIDVEWSFRAAFKGYKLIATPSARMKHSIGDERKVVMGRSISVHSPLRRYYLSRNSIYMIKKSYIPFGYKLRESVFNTLRLVIFVLLSKDKGEYFKYSIRGILDGVKGVKGRFPHKYS; from the coding sequence ATGAGTAACGTAAGTGTATTTGCAGTTGTCGTAACCTATAATCCCAATGTGGACTTGCTGAAAAAAATGATTAACTCATTGAGTAACCAGGTCAGCGGGATTGTAATTGTGGACAATGCATCTATAAACATAACGGAAGTAAAAGGATGCATATTGGAGATTTATCCCTCTACAATATTCATCCTCAATGAACAGAATATGGGGCTGGGGTTTGCACATAATGCCGGCGCCCGGAAGTCCATCTCCGTCGGGGCTTCCCATGTACTTATCCTTGATCAGGATTCTATTCCCGACCATGATTGTATAGCCAATCTTGTTCAAACAGAAAAAGATTTGCTGTTGAAAGGCGTTCGTGTTGCTGCCGTCGGACCTGTATACTATAGTGAGAAAACAGGGGAGGTGTATCCTATTACTAAATTCAGAGGCCCTTTTATAGATCGGATCGACCCTAAAGATGTAGTAGTAGAGGCCTCCTTTCTTATCTCATCCGGATGCCTGATAAGGATCGAAATGTTTGATAAAGTCGGTTTTATGGATGAGGACCTTTTCATTGACTATATTGATGTTGAATGGTCTTTCAGGGCGGCCTTCAAAGGGTATAAGCTTATTGCGACTCCTTCTGCAAGGATGAAACATTCTATCGGTGATGAGAGAAAAGTGGTAATGGGGAGAAGCATTTCAGTACACAGCCCGCTCAGACGCTATTATTTGTCACGGAATAGTATATATATGATTAAAAAATCATATATTCCGTTTGGGTATAAATTGAGAGAGTCTGTTTTTAATACATTAAGATTGGTAATATTTGTGCTCTTGTCCAAGGACAAAGGGGAATACTTTAAATATTCGATCAGGGGGATTCTTGATGGAGTGAAAGGGGTGAAGGGAAGATTTCCTCACAAATATTCTTGA
- a CDS encoding glycosyltransferase family 4 protein: protein MSRRILFVGNSAWSMYNFRRTLMSYLREKNFEIVVAAPVDAYSEKFKGLNIEYYPISHLRAKGKNPLHEYQLYQELIAIYKKVQPDLIFHYTIKPNIYGTMAASQLKIPNIAVTTGLGYVFSNKNLASGIAKWLYKRSLRRAAEVWFLNREDMRSFVDNGIITENKAFVLPGEGVDTAFFSPVVAEKKKPLSFRFLLTGRMIYEKGVGYFVDATRILKQEGFQFESVLLGFVDVKNPGAISRQQISEWEAEGIAKFLGETENVVPVLQQADCLVLPSYYREGIPRALLEAASMALPIITTNNVGCKDVVDDNITGYLCEMNNTTDLADKMRKMIEMSPSDRKKMGNAGRLKVLSEFDEQKIFEIYLNKINTHLS from the coding sequence ATGAGTAGGAGGATACTTTTTGTAGGTAATTCAGCCTGGAGTATGTATAATTTCAGAAGGACATTAATGTCTTATCTCCGTGAAAAGAATTTTGAGATTGTTGTAGCTGCTCCGGTTGATGCATATAGTGAAAAGTTTAAAGGTCTGAACATTGAATACTATCCCATAAGTCATTTGCGTGCTAAGGGAAAAAATCCATTGCATGAATATCAGTTGTATCAGGAGCTTATTGCTATCTATAAAAAGGTTCAACCGGACCTGATATTTCATTATACGATAAAGCCTAATATTTATGGAACAATGGCAGCATCGCAGTTAAAGATTCCGAATATTGCGGTAACAACTGGTCTGGGATATGTTTTCAGCAATAAGAACCTGGCCTCCGGCATCGCAAAATGGTTATACAAAAGAAGCCTTCGGAGAGCGGCCGAAGTGTGGTTCCTCAACAGGGAGGATATGCGTAGCTTTGTGGATAATGGTATTATTACTGAAAACAAGGCATTTGTACTACCGGGAGAGGGAGTTGACACAGCTTTCTTTTCTCCTGTTGTTGCCGAAAAAAAGAAACCGCTGTCCTTTCGTTTTCTTTTGACGGGAAGAATGATCTACGAAAAAGGGGTCGGTTATTTCGTAGACGCTACAAGAATATTAAAGCAGGAGGGGTTTCAATTTGAAAGTGTACTTTTAGGATTCGTAGATGTTAAGAATCCCGGAGCAATATCGAGACAGCAGATCAGTGAGTGGGAAGCAGAGGGTATTGCGAAGTTTCTTGGTGAAACGGAGAACGTTGTACCTGTCTTGCAACAAGCAGATTGTCTGGTGTTACCTTCCTATTACAGGGAAGGGATACCAAGGGCTTTGCTGGAAGCCGCCAGTATGGCGCTACCAATTATTACGACCAACAATGTGGGCTGTAAAGACGTTGTCGATGATAATATTACCGGATATTTGTGTGAAATGAACAACACAACAGATTTGGCGGATAAAATGAGGAAAATGATAGAGATGTCTCCGAGTGATCGAAAGAAAATGGGAAATGCAGGGCGATTAAAAGTTCTTTCAGAATTTGATGAACAAAAAATCTTTGAAATATATTTGAATAAGATAAATACCCATTTAAGCTAG
- the gmd gene encoding GDP-mannose 4,6-dehydratase: MSKIALITGITGQDGAYLADLLLTKGYEVHGVKRRSSLFNTDRIDHLYQDPHDRNVRFRLHYGDLTDSTNLIRIIQEVRPHEIYNLGAMSHVQVSFEAPEYTADADGVGTLRILEAVRLLGLTQHTRIYQASTSELYGLVQEVPQSEKTPFYPRSPYAVAKMYAYWITVNYREAYNMFACNGILFNHESPLRGETFVTRKITRGVAKMFLGMQDKLYMGNLDAKRDWGHAKDYVEAMWLILQQEKPEDFVIATGITTTVRDFIRMAFAEVGVEIEFRGKGVDEKGYVKRSGDINCPLKPGQEIVAVDPRYFRPTEVELLIGDPAKAKTKLGWTPKYDLPVLVKEMVAADVELFKREKLLKDAGYKVLNQFE; the protein is encoded by the coding sequence ATGTCTAAAATAGCTCTTATAACAGGCATAACCGGACAAGATGGTGCTTACCTTGCGGACTTGCTTTTAACGAAAGGATATGAAGTGCATGGCGTCAAACGTCGTAGCTCATTGTTTAATACCGATAGAATTGACCATCTGTATCAGGATCCTCATGATAGGAATGTACGTTTTCGATTACATTATGGGGATCTCACAGACAGTACAAACCTGATACGGATTATCCAGGAGGTGAGACCTCATGAGATATACAACCTGGGGGCGATGAGCCATGTTCAGGTCAGTTTTGAGGCGCCGGAATATACGGCTGATGCAGATGGAGTTGGAACACTTCGTATTCTCGAAGCTGTGCGTCTTTTGGGCTTAACGCAACATACGCGTATTTATCAGGCTTCTACATCGGAATTATATGGTTTAGTACAAGAGGTACCTCAATCGGAAAAAACGCCTTTTTACCCGCGTTCCCCTTATGCTGTCGCTAAAATGTATGCATATTGGATTACCGTTAATTATCGGGAGGCTTATAATATGTTCGCATGTAACGGCATATTGTTTAATCATGAGAGCCCGTTGCGTGGTGAAACGTTTGTTACGCGTAAGATTACAAGAGGTGTAGCAAAGATGTTTCTGGGGATGCAGGATAAGTTGTACATGGGAAATCTCGATGCAAAGCGAGATTGGGGGCATGCCAAAGACTACGTGGAAGCTATGTGGCTAATCCTGCAGCAGGAAAAGCCGGAGGATTTTGTGATCGCTACCGGTATCACCACTACCGTCAGAGACTTTATTCGTATGGCCTTCGCTGAAGTGGGGGTAGAGATCGAATTCCGCGGTAAGGGGGTAGACGAAAAGGGTTATGTGAAGCGTAGTGGCGATATAAATTGCCCGCTAAAGCCAGGGCAGGAGATTGTAGCCGTAGACCCACGGTATTTCCGACCAACTGAGGTCGAGTTGTTGATTGGAGACCCTGCAAAAGCTAAAACTAAATTGGGATGGACTCCCAAGTATGATTTGCCCGTTTTGGTAAAAGAAATGGTGGCCGCTGATGTAGAGTTGTTCAAAAGGGAAAAGTTGCTGAAAGATGCAGGGTATAAAGTATTGAACCAATTCGAATAA
- a CDS encoding GDP-L-fucose synthase family protein has product MNSEAKIYIAGHRGMVGSAIVRRLTRDGFNNIVTRSSSDLDLRNQAAVAAFFEQERPDYVFLAAAKVGGIVANNTYRGQFIYENLMIQNNVIHHAYLHQVKKLMFLGSSCIYPKMAPQPLKEEYLLTGPLEPTNEPYAIAKIAGIEMCDAYRAQYGCNFVSVMPTNLYGPNDNYDLNNSHVLPAMLRKMHEAKVNGRPEVVLWGTGTPKREFLHADDMADACFFLMQHYNEKGLVNIGVGEDISINDLAYLIRQIVGYEGKLVFDSTKPDGTPRKLMDVGKLHSYGWQASIKLEDGIRNVYEEVKHLFA; this is encoded by the coding sequence ATGAATTCTGAAGCCAAGATATATATTGCCGGTCATCGTGGGATGGTTGGTTCTGCAATAGTCAGACGACTGACACGAGATGGGTTTAATAACATTGTTACTCGTTCCTCGTCTGACCTGGATCTGCGTAATCAGGCTGCTGTGGCAGCTTTCTTTGAGCAGGAACGGCCAGATTATGTATTCCTCGCAGCAGCAAAAGTAGGTGGTATCGTGGCTAATAATACTTATCGAGGCCAGTTTATTTATGAAAACCTAATGATCCAGAATAATGTTATTCATCATGCTTATTTGCACCAGGTCAAAAAACTAATGTTCCTGGGATCTTCCTGCATTTATCCCAAAATGGCACCGCAGCCATTAAAGGAAGAATATTTGCTTACCGGACCATTGGAACCCACCAATGAACCATATGCGATCGCCAAGATAGCTGGTATTGAAATGTGTGACGCCTACAGAGCCCAGTATGGATGTAATTTTGTCTCTGTAATGCCTACTAATTTATATGGGCCTAACGATAACTATGATCTCAACAATTCGCATGTGTTGCCCGCTATGCTGCGAAAAATGCATGAGGCAAAGGTAAACGGAAGGCCTGAGGTTGTTTTGTGGGGAACTGGTACGCCTAAACGTGAATTTCTCCATGCAGACGATATGGCAGATGCTTGTTTCTTTCTGATGCAGCATTATAACGAGAAGGGGCTGGTCAATATAGGTGTTGGTGAAGATATAAGTATTAACGACCTCGCCTATCTAATCCGCCAAATCGTAGGATACGAAGGAAAACTGGTATTTGACAGTACCAAGCCTGATGGAACTCCCCGTAAATTAATGGATGTAGGCAAACTGCATAGCTATGGTTGGCAAGCTTCCATCAAACTGGAAGATGGTATCCGGAACGTGTATGAAGAAGTGAAACATCTGTTCGCGTAA